CTTGCCATTAACGCATAAAGAGCTGGAAATGTTAATCCAGCAATACGCTCGTCTTCACTAGCTGCCTGCATTAAGCCCGCGGCGACTTCTTCGGGTGCATAGTCAGTCATTTTTTCGATACCTAAAGCTAGTACGGTTTGATATGAACCGCTTTTTACCGCCTGACAAGCTTGGTGTACGGCAATACCACCGGAAGCACAGGCTGCTTCAACTTTAATCGCTGGAATGTTTAAACCAAGTTCTCCAGAGATGGCGGCTCCTAGCTGTTCTTGATCACCAAAATTACCAGAAAGCATGTTTCCAACATAAATAGCATCGAGGTTCTTTATTTCAAGGTTAGCGTCCTCAAGTGCGCCATAAATAGCTTCTTTCATTAAAGAAGCAAATCCCTGACTCCAGAGTTCTCCAAATTTTGTTGTATATACTCCTGCAATGCCTATTGTCATATTATGCCTGTCATTTTTAAATACTGGATATAGTTTATGTACTCTTTGTCTTTAATCTGTGTGGATACAGAATTATTTTTAGGTAAACTATGAAACAGTAGTTTTCGGTATTCTACTATCTCCTTTGTTACTTCAAAACTAAAAGCATCAGACCCCGCTCCTGAGCCGTATGAAACAACAAAAATTCGTTCTCCTGGCTTTGCTACGTCCAACACTGCTGCAAATCCTATAAGGGTTGAGGCAGAATATGGATTGCCTATTTGATTAATAATTAAACTTGGCTCAAGTTGTGAGCTTGAAAATCCTAGTTCTTTTGCTACTTGTCTTGGAAACTTGCCATTTGGCATATGAAAAACACAGTATTTATAGTCTGTTGGTTCTGTTTTGCTTATCTTTAATAGTTGAGTTGCTGCCTCTTTGACGTGTCTTAGATACGCAGGCTTGCCGGTAAATCTACCGCCATGAGAAGGATATTTAATTCCATCTCTGCGCCAGAAGTCTGGGGTATCGGAAGAATAAGAAGTCATACAGATAAGCTTGGCAATTACTTTTTCGCTTCCTAGAATATAGGCTACTGCAGCCGAACCGGCTGTATACTCTAGCGCATCGTGCGGTCTGCTCTGTGCTTTATCCGATCCGATAACTAATGCCTGATGATATCTTCCTGACTCAATAAGTCCGAGGCTGGCCTGCATACCTGCTGTAGCTGCTTTGCAGGCGAATTCCAGATCTGCCGCAAGATAATTATTTGATAAGCCAAGGGTGTCTCCCACAATTGTAGATGTGGGATTTACTGCGTATGGATGAGATTCTGATCCAACAAAAACTATGTCAATACTTCCAACTTGCTTAAGACTTAACCTTTCACTTCGTAAAGGGTTAAGTCTTGCAATTGCAAGCTGGGCTGCTTCTACTGCCAGAGTTACCGAGTCTTCGTCGATACCCGCTACTGCCTTTTCGTTTATTCCCAGTGAAGTGATCACATCATTGGGATTTTTACCCCAGACACTACAGATTTCCTCTACCTTTATTCGGTAGCGTGGAATGTATGATCCATAACTAATAATTCCTGCTTGTTTCATCTTGCTAATTTTTGGTGCGCCACTGCTAGTGACCCTACTGATTGACTGGCTAATAAAGATAATTCACCAGCAAGAACTGCTCCGGCAAGAACTTCAGCTAATTCCTGCGAGCTACCTACTTTTAGTATTTGAAGTGCTTCTTTTTGTGTGGCAAGTTTAGTCCCTCCACCAACTATTCCCACTAACAAAGCTGGCAAGTAAACACTAAAGTGTAGATCGCCGTTAGCAAGTCCTCTTGCAACGGTGATTCCCATGCTTCCTTCCACAACATGAGCAGGATCTTGTCCGGTAGCAATAAATATGGCAGCAACAATGTTGGCGTAGTGTGCGTTAAAACCCATGCTTCCACTTAACGCGGATCCCAGTATGCATTTTGCAAGCCAAACTTCCTGGATCTTTGGAGCTGTGGTTTTTAGTGTTTCACTTACAACATTGGCGGGGATAATAACTTCAGCCCAGGCTTTAAACCCGCGACCATTTATGAAGTTAAGCCACGCCGGCTTCTTATCTATGTCATAGTTACCGGCAATAGAGATGCAACTGGATTTGGTTTTGGCTTCAATTGTTTTGGCTATTTTGTCCGTAGCAATTGTTGCCATGTTCATGCCCATCGCATCTTGGGTATTAAAGTACAGACGTAAAAATACGTAATTACCAACAGAGCTTGTATCTATTTTTGTTAGCTCGATGTGAGACGACATTGTTTTGGCAATTTTGTCTAAATTTTTTAAATTTCTCTCCACCCACTTTACAAGAGAACCCGCTTCTCTAAGTGATTTAATTTTAAAAACTGGCCCACGAGTTACTCCCACTCTTGATGCAATCGAAACAGCTCCCTTGGATCTTGCGATCGCTTTGCAACCACGATTTACAGAAGCTACAAGTGCTGCCTCAGTTGTGGAAAGAGGTAAAAAATATTCTCTGCCGTTAACCAAAAGCGGGCCGGCAATACCCATTGGAATTTGTGTCGAGCCAATAACGTTTTCACAATTTTTGTTCTGTTCGCCAATTGTATGTTTACCCATTTGCTCTAGATTAACATTGAGCTTTGTCTCTAGATACTCTCTGCGTTCTTTTGCTGATTTTAGGTTGCGTAACTTTGTCATATTTTAGATAAACGGAATGCGGAAAATATTTAACTTGTACATTAACAATGCATAACCAATACCAGCGGGAAATATAATTATGGAAGCTATAATTATGCGTTGTAAGTCAAGCTTGAGAGCGAAACGGAGAGTTAGGTAATATAAAATGCCTTTCCATAGAAATAATATTAAACTAGCTACAACAAATGCATAACTAAAAAGCTGACCAGCTAATGAAGAGGTACGAGGTGGTGGAATAAGAAAATAGAGAGTGGAAGTCATGTAA
The window above is part of the Candidatus Roizmanbacteria bacterium CG_4_9_14_0_2_um_filter_38_17 genome. Proteins encoded here:
- a CDS encoding hydroxymethylglutaryl-CoA synthase, whose amino-acid sequence is MKQAGIISYGSYIPRYRIKVEEICSVWGKNPNDVITSLGINEKAVAGIDEDSVTLAVEAAQLAIARLNPLRSERLSLKQVGSIDIVFVGSESHPYAVNPTSTIVGDTLGLSNNYLAADLEFACKAATAGMQASLGLIESGRYHQALVIGSDKAQSRPHDALEYTAGSAAVAYILGSEKVIAKLICMTSYSSDTPDFWRRDGIKYPSHGGRFTGKPAYLRHVKEAATQLLKISKTEPTDYKYCVFHMPNGKFPRQVAKELGFSSSQLEPSLIINQIGNPYSASTLIGFAAVLDVAKPGERIFVVSYGSGAGSDAFSFEVTKEIVEYRKLLFHSLPKNNSVSTQIKDKEYINYIQYLKMTGII
- a CDS encoding 3-hydroxy-3-methylglutaryl-CoA reductase, whose protein sequence is MTKLRNLKSAKERREYLETKLNVNLEQMGKHTIGEQNKNCENVIGSTQIPMGIAGPLLVNGREYFLPLSTTEAALVASVNRGCKAIARSKGAVSIASRVGVTRGPVFKIKSLREAGSLVKWVERNLKNLDKIAKTMSSHIELTKIDTSSVGNYVFLRLYFNTQDAMGMNMATIATDKIAKTIEAKTKSSCISIAGNYDIDKKPAWLNFINGRGFKAWAEVIIPANVVSETLKTTAPKIQEVWLAKCILGSALSGSMGFNAHYANIVAAIFIATGQDPAHVVEGSMGITVARGLANGDLHFSVYLPALLVGIVGGGTKLATQKEALQILKVGSSQELAEVLAGAVLAGELSLLASQSVGSLAVAHQKLAR